Below is a window of Pseudomonas sp. B21-040 DNA.
CGTTTATCGGCGTTGGCGTGTTGCTGTTGGTCGTCGGTTATTTCGCACCGCTGCCGCCCAAGCGCGCCGAGGCTGTGCCGGAATCAGAAAAACCGGCCCCGGAAACCGAAGGAGTGTCGTCTTGAGTCAGAAGCTGAGTCTGGGCTGGTTGAGCGTGGTTGCGCTGGGTGTGACGCTGTCGGTTGGCGCACAGGAACAACCCGCGGATTTCACCACTCAAGTGCCGTTGTCCGTGAGCGGCGAAGGCCCGTGGTATCGCCTCGATTTGCCGTTGAGCGTGCAGTTGAATGCGCGCCAAACCGACCTGAGCGATGTACGCGTGTTCAACGCTGCTGGCCAGGTTCAGGCGTATGCCTTGGCCCGAGAATCGGCCCAGACCCGCGAAAGTCGCGCGCTGACCGATGTGAAGTGGTTCCCGTTGTACAGCTCGGCGGATTCCACCGAGCGCGCGCCCAGCGTGCGGGTGCAATCAAGCGCCAACGGCACGTTGGTCGAGGTGCAGCCGTCCAGCCAGTTGGAGGCGGGCGAAGAAGAACTGCGCGGCTGGTTGCTCGATGCCAGTGGCATCAAGGCGCCGTTACAGCAATTGGTCCTCGACTGGACCACCGAGCACGACGGCTTCCAGCGATTCAGCATTGAAGCCAGTGACGACTTGCAGCATTGGCAGTCATGGGGCGACGGGCAGGTGGCGCGGTTGGCGTTTGCCGACGAACGGGTCGAGCAGCATGAGGTCGGCTTGCCGGGGCAATCGGCGCGTTATCTGCGCTTGCTGTGGACTTCACCACAATCGGCGCCAGTGCTGACGTCCGCGCAACTGGAAAGCGCGAGCAGCCGCAGCCTGCCACTGCCGTTGGTCTGGTCACAGGCCTTGGCCGGCAGCAGCTCGAAGGCGGGTGAATACACCTGGCAGTTGCCGATGGGGCTGAATGTCGAACGGGTGCAGATCGACCTGAGCCAACCCAATAGCCTGGCGCCGGTCACCTTGTCGGGTCGCCGGGAGAGCAGCTTGCCGTGGCAGCCACTGGGCAGCGGTTTGCTGTATCGCCTGACCCAGAATGGCCAGGACGTGGTGCAGAACGAATTGCAGTTGCCGGGGCAAACCGTGCAGCAGCTGAAGCTGGTGGTGGATGAGCGCGGCGGTGGCCTGGGCAGCGCCGCGCCGACGCTGAAATTTGCCGTGCGCTCGACGCAACTGGTATTCCTGGCGCGCGGCCCCGGCCCCTACACGCTGGCGCTGGGCAGTGCGACGGCGAAAGCGGTGAGCTTGCCATTGTCGACGCTGATTCCCGATTACAGCGCGCAGAAGGTGGCGACGTTGGGTAAGGCGACGGTGGACGGCGGAGCGGTGGTAACGCCGGTGTCTACATCGGCGGCCCCGGCGACGGGTGACACGAGCTGGAAGAAGCTCGGCCTGTGGGCCGTGTTGTTGCTCAGTGTGGTGTTCCTGGCGGCGATGGCGTTCAGTTTGCTGCGCAAACCACCGGTCAAACCCTGAGAACGGCTGGCGCTGCGCGCCAAATCGCGGGCAAGCCCGCTCCCACAGGTGACCGGGTTTCATTAGAGATACGCGGTCGAATGTGGGAGCGGGCTTGCCCGCGAAGGCGGACTGCCTGGCAAAGAAAATCTCGAATCTGCCCCCTGCCACCGGTCCACATCCGGCCCGTTTCGAACTACGCTCATCCCCGCGCATGAACTCTCTTGGGCGTATCACGTCTGATAGGAGGAAATGCGCCTCGACTCGCGTTAAACTGCGCGGGTTTTTAGCCCCCCCATTCCACCGGAGCCTTCCATGTCCCGCGTTACCCTGAGTCGCTATTTGATTGAGCAGACCCGTAGCAACAACACTCCTGCCGATCTGCGTTTCCTGATCGAAGTGGTGGCGCGTGCTTGCAAAGAAATCAACCACGCCGTGTCCAAAGGCGCCCTGGGTGGTGTTCTGGGCAGCATGGGCACTGAAAACGTCCAGGGCGAAGTGCAGAAGAAGCTCGACGTGATCTCCAACGAGATCCTGCTCGAAGCCAACGAATGGGGCGGTCACCTGGCCGGCATGGCGTCCGAAGAAATGGACAATGCCTACCAGATCCCGGGCAAATACCCGAAAGGCGCGTACCTGCTGGTATTCGACCCGCTGGACGGTTCGTCGAACATCGACATCAACGCCCCGGTCGGCACCATCTTCTCGGTACTGCGCTGCCCGAACGAATACCTGAGCCAGAACGAGCCCTTGAATGAAAAGGCCTTCCTGCAGCCAGGCACCCAGCAAGTAGCCGCCGGTTACGCGATCTACGGTCCACAGACCATGCTGATCCTGACCCTGGGCGACGGCGTGAAAGGTTTCACCCTGGACCGTGAAATGGGTAGTTTCGTACTGACCCACGAAAACATCACCATTCCTGAGTCCACCCAGGAATTCGCCATCAACGCGTCCAACCAGCGTCACTGGGAAGCACCGGTACAGCGTTACGTCGGCGAATTGCTGGCAGGCGATGAAGGTCCGCTGAAAAAGAACTACAACATGCGCTGGGTCGCCGCGATGGTGGCCGACGTGCACCGTATCCTGACCCGTGGCGGTCTGTTCATGTACCCACGCGACAGCCGCGAGCCGTCCAAGCCGGGCAAACTGCGCCTGATGTACGAAGCCAACCCGATGTCGTTCCTGGTCGAGCAAGCCGGCGGTGCTTCCACCGACGGTCACCAGCGCATTCTCGACATCAAGCCTGATGGCCTGCACCAGCGCGTGGCAGTGTTCCTCGGCTCGAAAGAAGAAGTCGAACGCGTTACGGCTTACCACAAGGCCTGATTCATGACCGCGCCCTGGCAGCCGTTGCTCGATTGGTGGTTTGGTTCTTTCCAATCCGCCAGCGAAATAGCGGCTGACAAGGGCAAGTTGTGGTTCGGCAAGCGCGACAGCCAGGACCTCGAAGCGCACACGCGTTTCGGGGACTGGGTCGAGCAGGCACTGACCGGCGGTTTGACTGACTGGGCGCAACGCCCCGAAGGTTGGCTGGCTCTGGTGCTGTTGCTCGATCAACTCCCGCGAATGATCTACCGCGACACTCCCAAATCCTATTCCGGCGATCTCAGGGCTCAGGCACTGGTGGCGCAAGGCATTGCTGCGGATTTCGACCGGCAGTTGCGGCCGATTCAGCGGGTGTTCATCTATCTGGTGCTGGAGCACTGCGAACACCTGGTGGTGCAGAACGAGTGCATCTCGCGTTACATCGATTTGCTGGCGCAACAGCCGGAGGCGGATCGAACACTGTTTACCGACTATCTGGACTATGCCGAGAAACATCAGAGGGTGATTGCGCAGTTTGGGCGGTTTCCGCATCGCAATGCGGTGTTGGGGCGGGAGTCGACGGCTGAGGAGTTGGCGTTTCTGTCGAAGCCTGGGTCCAGGTTCTAAATCTTCAATGCGGTTGATGACCCCATCGCGGGCAAGCCCGCTCCCACAGTGATCCATGTGGGAGCGGGCTTGCCCGCGATGGGGCCCGAGAGAGCGCCTTAGATCCGGAAGCTGCCGACCAACTGCTTCAACCGCGCCGCCTGCTGTTCCAGGTCAGCGCAGGCGCGCAAGGTTGACTGCAAGTTTTCCACGCCTTCCTGGTTCAACGTGTTGATCTCGGTGATGTCGACGTTGATCGATTCCACCACGGCAGTCTGTTCCTCAGTCGCTGTCGCCACCGACTGATTCATCCCGTCGATTTCGCCAATGCGCTGCGTCACGCTGCCCAGGCGTTCGCCAGCCTGGTTGGCGATGCCGACGCTGCTTTCGCTCTGGCGCTGGCTGTCGGTCATGGTGCTCACCGCTTCGCGGGCGCCGACTTGCAATTCCTCGATCATCTTCTGCACTTGCTGCGCCGAATCCTGCGTGCGGTGCGCCAGGTTGCGCACCTCGTCCGCCACCACGGCAAAACCACGACCGGCTTCACCGGCGCGAGCCGCTTCGATGGCCGCGTTCAGGGCCAGCAAGTTGGTCTGCTGGGAGATGCTGGTGATCACTTCCAGAATCTGCCCGATGTTCACGGTGTTGCTGTTGAGCGTTTCAATGTTGCCGCACGAATCACTGATCTTCGCCGACAGCTGCTGCATCGCCGCGATGGTCTTGTCGACGACTTGCTGGCCATCTTCTGCCATGGCGCGGGCATCGCTCGAATGCTGGGAAGCGAGGGCGGCGTTCTGGGCGATTTCCTGGGCGGCGGCACCCAACTCGTTGATCGCCGCGGCCACGCTGCTGGTACGCGAGGCCTGTTGATCGGAGTTGAACATCGACGAGTTGGAAGCGGCCACCACACGCAGGGCGACTTCGTTGACTTGGCCGGTGGCCGACGACACTTCACGAATCGAGGTGTGAATACGCTCTACAAAGCGGTTGAAGGACGTGCCCAGTGCACCAAATTCGTCCTGGCCATGAATGGTCAGGCGCTTGGTCAGGTCACCTTCACCTTCGGCGATGTCATGCATCGCGCGGCCCATGGTCAGCAGCGGCTGCATCAGGACGCTGATCAACACGCCCAGCAACGCGATGATGATCACCACGGCAATCACCATGGCGATGATCGCCGAGGTGCGGAATTCGCTGAGCATCGAGAACGCGGTGTCCTGATCCAGCACCAGTGCCACGTACCAGTCTGCCGACGGCACACCGTTGACGTGGGTGAAGGACATGAACTGTTTCTTGCCGTCGATCTCGACTTCTTTCATGCCCGGGCTGACGTTCGGCGCGCCGTTCGGGTAGGCGTCGGCGAGGCCTTTGAGCACCAGTTTGTTGTCCGGGTGAATCAGGATCTTGCCGTCGGCACTGACGATGAACGCGTGGCCGTGGCCGCCGAAGTTCAGCGAGTTGATGATCGCGCTGACGCTGGACAGGTCAATGTCCGCGCCGGCAACGCCGATCATCTGGCCCTGATACTTCACTGGCGTGGCGACGGTGATCACCAGTTTGCCGGAGGATGCGGCAATGTATGGTTCGGTGACGATGGTCTGTTGTGCGCTGTTGGCCGCCTTGTACCAGCCGCGGGAACGAGGATCGTAGTCGGCGGCGCGATTGCCGGCCGGGACCGAGAACATCACGCCGTCAGTGCCACCGAAATAGCTCAGCTGGAAGTTGCTGGTGTAGGCCGGCAGGTCGATGGCGCGTTTCAGGCTGGCCTGGGCGCTGCCATCCACGGCGATCTGCTGGGACAGCGATTGCAGCAACTGGATGCGACTTTCCAGCCATGTCTGGATGTTGCTGGTGGTCAGGCTGCCGAGTTCCTGCATCGACGATTCGGTACTGCTGCGCAGGGTCTGGCGCTGGCGGTAGTCGTTGAACAGGATAAAGCAGGCGAACGCAACGGCGACCACGAGGGCGGCTGCCAACAGGATCTTGTGGCTGAACTTCATGTTTCTGGTCATTAAATGCATTACCGCGGAGGGGCTGGTCGGCGAGGGGCGTCAAATCGTCACAGTCGAGGGCTTGGCGCTGCCTCTATGTCGACTGGTCAGCGCCAAAGATTAGGCGCGTTTTTGCAAAAACCGACGAAATACTCAATGGCGCGAGAAAGTTACTGATTTTTCGAAAGAAGGCAGACGAGTGGCCCGATAAATAGCACAACAGTCGGGGAACCAGATGGGGGTTTGCTCTTCTAAGCTTCAGCTTGGCAGCCATGCCATTCCCCTTCGTTCCAGGAGTCTCACCATGTCGCTGCGTTCTATCGCCTTGCTCTCGTTCTGCGTGTTGTTGGCCGCATGCAGCAAGGTCAATCAGGAAAACTACTCGAAACTATCGACCGGCATGCCCAAGGCCGAGGTCGAGACGTTGCTGGGTACACCTGCTGATTGCTCGGGCGCGCTCGGCATGTCCAGTTGCACCTGGGGCGACAAAAACAGCTTTATCAGCGTGCAGTACGCCGGTGACAAAGTATTGATGTTTTCCGGCCAAGGCCTGAAGTAAACCGGGGCGCTGCGCCCGCGGGAGAAAAACAATGAAGCGGTTATTACTCGTACTTTTTGCCGGCCTGGTTTTGGCTGGCTGCGCCACTTCTGGCCAAGATCCGTTGGCGCCAAAAACCGTCAACAGCGTCAACCTCAAGCGCTACCAAGGGACCTGGTACGAGTTGGCTCGCATGCCCATGTATTTCCAGCGTGACTGCGCACAATCCGAAGCCCATTACACGCTCAAGCCGGACGGCAACCTGGCGGTCTTGAACCGCTGTCTGACGCCGCAGTGGCAGTGGGAAGAGGTCAAGGGCACGGCTTATCCACAGGTGCCGGGCAAAACCGACAAATTGTGGGTCAAGTTCGATACCTGGTTCTCTCGGTTGATCCCCGGCACGGCGAAGGGCGAATACTGGGTGCTGTACGTCAGCGACGACTACAAGACAGCCATTGTTGGCGACCCGAGTCGCAAGTATCTGTGGCTGCTGGCCCGCACGCCGATCGTCAATGGCGTCGTGCGCGAGGAGCTGCTGAGCAAGGCGCGTCAGCAGGGTTACGACACCTCGCGGCTGATCTGGCGTGCGTCGGAGCAGCAGATGGCCAAGACCTCGGACTAACTGCACATATACCTGTGGGAGCGAGCTCGCTCGCGATGAGGCCATCAGCTTCAACAGAAATGTTGACTGACAGGCCGCCATCGCGAGCAAGCTCGCTTGTATGTTTAGACTTGAAGGGGTGGGCGGGACTAAAAGCTCGATTCCGACTCTAGCCAGTACGGACCGTGGGAGACTTCTCGTCCCGCCCCTTCTACCCGAAGCGCCGATAAGGAATTCATCGGTAAAACCGACGATAGAGGCAAGCCAGCGCAAGGGTAAACCCCGACAAGCCCTTAAACCCTAGCTCCGAGGATTCGTCATGACAATCCTTACCTCGCCAACGGTAATCGGTATCGATGTAGCCAAGGCCGAAATCGTCGCTTACCGCGAAGACATGCAAACCACTCAACACATCAACAACGACCGAGAGACTCTTGGGCGTTGGCTCAAAGCTCTGCCTGCGCAAAGCTCAATTGCTTTGGAAGCCACCAGCATTTACCACTTGGACACGGTCGAACTGGCCCATGAAATGGGACACCGGGTTTACGTTGTGGATGCTTATCGTCTGAGCCACTACCGCGAAAGCATTGGCCAACGGGCGAAAACCGACCCTTGTGATGCGCGCCTGCTCGCGCGTTACCTGTCTAGCGAGCAGGATCGACTGCGCCTCTGGAGTCCACCTCCGCAGGCCTACAAGGTGTTGAAAAGTCTGCTTCATAGACGCGCAGAGCTTATCAATGTGCGTGTGGGCATGACGCTGAGTTGGTCAGGTGAACCGCTTCTGAAGGATGAATTGGCCCGGCAATTGAAGTCCTTCAAACAAGCGGAGCAAGCCATCCAGAAATTACTGCACAAAGTCAGCAAAAAGGCAGGCATCACCGAAAACATCAAGCGCTGCAAAGCCATTGAGGGGATCGGTGAGCTTACGGCTATGGGCTTGGCGACCGCATTCATGCGCGGTCACTTCGCCAACGGCGATGCATTCATTGCTTTTTTGGGGATGGACTTGCGAGCAAAGGATTCAGGCAAGAAGAACAGCCCTCGCCACCTGTCCAAAAAAGGCGATACGGAGCTGCGGCGCCTGGCTCACAACGCGGCGATGGCGGCTTGTCGGTCTGCCACCTGGAAACCGTACTATGAGTCCTATCTCGTCAGAGGCTTGGCAAAAACCCAAGCCCTGGTGATCCTCGCCCGCAAGCTATGCCGGGTGGCATTCGCTCTCATGAAAAACCAGAGCGAATACCAGCCAAATTTAAGGCTGCAGGGTTCCCCTGCAACATAGAATCTCCCACAGGTTTTTTTATCAGCCTAAAAGATCGCGCAGGACCTGGGTGAAAGCGCGGTTGCTTTCTTCCTCATCGGCATGACGCCCGTCACGCACAACCCACTGGCCATTGACCAGCACATCGCGCACCTGGCGATCACCACCGGCAAACAGCCAGCGATTCAAAATCCCGTCGCCACTGGCCGTCGCCAGGTACGGATCATTGCCATCGAGCACCAGCCAATCTGCCCGCTTGCCCACTTCCAGCGCGCCAATCGGCTGCCCCAGTGCCTGTGCGCCGCCGTCCAGTGCGGCGTCGTACAGCGTGCGGCCCACCATTGGCTGATCCGCGCCATACAAGCGGTTACGCCGCTGATCGCGCAGACGCTGGCCATATTCCAGCCAGCGCAATTCCTCCACCACGCTCAACGAGACATGGCTGTCAGAGCCGATGCCCATGCGTCCGCCCTGAGCGAGGAAATCCACCGCCGGGAAGATCCCGTCACCCAGGTTGGCTTCAGTGGTCAGGCACAAGCCGGCGATGGCGCGACTCTTGGCCATCAGCGTGACCTCTTCGGCGTTGGCGTGGGTGGCGTGAACCAGGCACCAGCGCTGATCGACCTCGGTGTTTTCATACAGCCATTGCAGCGGACGGCGACCACTCCAGGTCAGGCAGTCATCGACTTCTTTCTGCTGCTCGGCGATATGGATGTGCACCGGGCATTGCTTGTCGCTGGCCGCCAGCACTTCGCTGATTTGCTGCGGCGTGACTGCGCGCAATGAGTGGAAACACAGACCCAGCGACTGCGCTGGTTGCTGCGCCAGGAGTGGTTGCAAGCGCGACTGAAGCTTGAGGTAGTTTTCGGTGCTGTTGATGAAGCGGCGCTGACCTTCGTTCGGGGTCTGGCCACCAAAACCGGAGTGGCTGTAGAGCACCGGCAGCAGGGTCAGGCCAATACCGGCGGAACTGGCGGCCTGGCTGATGCGCAGCGCCAACTCGGCCGGGTCCGCATAAGGCTGGCCGTTGGTGTCGTGATGCACGTAATGAAATTCCGCCACCGATGTGTAACCGGCCTTGAGCATTTCGATGTACAACTGACGGGCGATGACGCCGAGTTGGTCCGGGCTGATTTTTCCGACGAGGCGATACATCAAATCGCGCCAGGTCCAGAAACTGTCGTTCGGATTGCCCGCCACTTCTGCCAGCCCGGCCATTGCTCGCTGGAAGGCATGGGAGTGCAGATTCGGCATTCCCGGCAGCAGTGGACCGCTCAGCCGTTCGGCGCCATCTGCATGGGAATCGGCCTGGATATGGGTCAAAACGCCCTCGGCATTGACCTCAAGACGTACATTGTTGGCCCATCCACTAGGCAGCAGCGCGCGTTCGGCAAAGAAGGCGGACATGGTTCAGCACCCCATCGTGTGTTATTTGTATATACATATACAGACGTTTGCCTGCCCGGTAAACTCCGGCAAGCTAGCGATATTCACTAAACGACCAAGGATTAACCGTGCCGACTCCGCCCCCAGTGTCACCGTTGGCCGCGAACATGGGCGACAGTCCGGCGCCCTTGTACGCCCGCGTCAAACAGATGATTACCCAGCAAATCGACAGTGGAAACTGGCCGCCGCACTATCGCGTTCCGTCGGAAAGCGAGTTGGTCAGCCAACTGGGTTTCAGCCGCATGACCATCAACCGTGCGCTGCGGGAGATGACTGCCGACGGTCTGTTGGTGCGCATGCAAGGCGTCGGCACGTTCGTCGCCGAGCCGAAAAGCCAGTCCGCGCTGTTTGAAGTGCACAACATTGCCGACGAAATCGCCTCCCGTGGTCATCGTCACACCTGCAAAGTGATTACCCTCGAAGAAGAAGCCGCCGGCTCCGAACGCGCTTTGGCGTTGGACATGCGCGAAGGGCAGCGGGTTTTCCACTCGCTGATCGTGCATTTCGAAAACGATATTCCGGTGCAAATCGAAGACCGTTTCGTCAACGCGCTGGTGGCCCCCGACTACCTCAAGCAGGACTTCACCCTGCAAACGCCTTACGCCTACCTGAACCAGGTCGCGCCGCTGACGGAGGGCGAGCATGTGGTCGAGGCGATTCTGGCCGAAGCCAGCGAATGCAAATTGCTGCAGATTGAAAAGGGCGAGCCGTGCCTGCTGATTCGCCGCCGCACCTGGTCGGGCCGTCAGCCAGTGACCGCCGCCCGTTTGATCCACCCCGGTTCCCGTCATCGTCTGGAAGGACGCTTTCATAAATGAATGCTTTGAAGGTTTTGCGCGCCCAGGATTACCCACGCATGCCGTGGAAAAACGGCGGTGGCAGCACAGAAGAAATCACCCGCGATGCAGGCACGGGCCTTGACGGTTTTGGCTGGCGCCTGTCGATTGCCGACATCGGCGAGTCGGGCGGCTTCTCGACGTTCACCGGGTACGAGCGCGTCATCACCGTGCTGCAAGGTGATGGCATGACCTTGCGGGTGGACGGTCAAGATACGCATCCGTTGTTACCGCTGACCCCGTTTGCCTTTAGCGGTGA
It encodes the following:
- a CDS encoding DUF3999 domain-containing protein, which translates into the protein MSQKLSLGWLSVVALGVTLSVGAQEQPADFTTQVPLSVSGEGPWYRLDLPLSVQLNARQTDLSDVRVFNAAGQVQAYALARESAQTRESRALTDVKWFPLYSSADSTERAPSVRVQSSANGTLVEVQPSSQLEAGEEELRGWLLDASGIKAPLQQLVLDWTTEHDGFQRFSIEASDDLQHWQSWGDGQVARLAFADERVEQHEVGLPGQSARYLRLLWTSPQSAPVLTSAQLESASSRSLPLPLVWSQALAGSSSKAGEYTWQLPMGLNVERVQIDLSQPNSLAPVTLSGRRESSLPWQPLGSGLLYRLTQNGQDVVQNELQLPGQTVQQLKLVVDERGGGLGSAAPTLKFAVRSTQLVFLARGPGPYTLALGSATAKAVSLPLSTLIPDYSAQKVATLGKATVDGGAVVTPVSTSAAPATGDTSWKKLGLWAVLLLSVVFLAAMAFSLLRKPPVKP
- a CDS encoding class 1 fructose-bisphosphatase; amino-acid sequence: MSRVTLSRYLIEQTRSNNTPADLRFLIEVVARACKEINHAVSKGALGGVLGSMGTENVQGEVQKKLDVISNEILLEANEWGGHLAGMASEEMDNAYQIPGKYPKGAYLLVFDPLDGSSNIDINAPVGTIFSVLRCPNEYLSQNEPLNEKAFLQPGTQQVAAGYAIYGPQTMLILTLGDGVKGFTLDREMGSFVLTHENITIPESTQEFAINASNQRHWEAPVQRYVGELLAGDEGPLKKNYNMRWVAAMVADVHRILTRGGLFMYPRDSREPSKPGKLRLMYEANPMSFLVEQAGGASTDGHQRILDIKPDGLHQRVAVFLGSKEEVERVTAYHKA
- a CDS encoding DUF924 family protein, giving the protein MTAPWQPLLDWWFGSFQSASEIAADKGKLWFGKRDSQDLEAHTRFGDWVEQALTGGLTDWAQRPEGWLALVLLLDQLPRMIYRDTPKSYSGDLRAQALVAQGIAADFDRQLRPIQRVFIYLVLEHCEHLVVQNECISRYIDLLAQQPEADRTLFTDYLDYAEKHQRVIAQFGRFPHRNAVLGRESTAEELAFLSKPGSRF
- a CDS encoding methyl-accepting chemotaxis protein; this encodes MFNSDQQASRTSSVAAAINELGAAAQEIAQNAALASQHSSDARAMAEDGQQVVDKTIAAMQQLSAKISDSCGNIETLNSNTVNIGQILEVITSISQQTNLLALNAAIEAARAGEAGRGFAVVADEVRNLAHRTQDSAQQVQKMIEELQVGAREAVSTMTDSQRQSESSVGIANQAGERLGSVTQRIGEIDGMNQSVATATEEQTAVVESINVDITEINTLNQEGVENLQSTLRACADLEQQAARLKQLVGSFRI
- a CDS encoding lipoprotein, whose protein sequence is MSLRSIALLSFCVLLAACSKVNQENYSKLSTGMPKAEVETLLGTPADCSGALGMSSCTWGDKNSFISVQYAGDKVLMFSGQGLK
- a CDS encoding lipocalin family protein, giving the protein MKRLLLVLFAGLVLAGCATSGQDPLAPKTVNSVNLKRYQGTWYELARMPMYFQRDCAQSEAHYTLKPDGNLAVLNRCLTPQWQWEEVKGTAYPQVPGKTDKLWVKFDTWFSRLIPGTAKGEYWVLYVSDDYKTAIVGDPSRKYLWLLARTPIVNGVVREELLSKARQQGYDTSRLIWRASEQQMAKTSD
- a CDS encoding IS110 family transposase → MTILTSPTVIGIDVAKAEIVAYREDMQTTQHINNDRETLGRWLKALPAQSSIALEATSIYHLDTVELAHEMGHRVYVVDAYRLSHYRESIGQRAKTDPCDARLLARYLSSEQDRLRLWSPPPQAYKVLKSLLHRRAELINVRVGMTLSWSGEPLLKDELARQLKSFKQAEQAIQKLLHKVSKKAGITENIKRCKAIEGIGELTAMGLATAFMRGHFANGDAFIAFLGMDLRAKDSGKKNSPRHLSKKGDTELRRLAHNAAMAACRSATWKPYYESYLVRGLAKTQALVILARKLCRVAFALMKNQSEYQPNLRLQGSPAT
- a CDS encoding formimidoylglutamate deiminase, which translates into the protein MSAFFAERALLPSGWANNVRLEVNAEGVLTHIQADSHADGAERLSGPLLPGMPNLHSHAFQRAMAGLAEVAGNPNDSFWTWRDLMYRLVGKISPDQLGVIARQLYIEMLKAGYTSVAEFHYVHHDTNGQPYADPAELALRISQAASSAGIGLTLLPVLYSHSGFGGQTPNEGQRRFINSTENYLKLQSRLQPLLAQQPAQSLGLCFHSLRAVTPQQISEVLAASDKQCPVHIHIAEQQKEVDDCLTWSGRRPLQWLYENTEVDQRWCLVHATHANAEEVTLMAKSRAIAGLCLTTEANLGDGIFPAVDFLAQGGRMGIGSDSHVSLSVVEELRWLEYGQRLRDQRRNRLYGADQPMVGRTLYDAALDGGAQALGQPIGALEVGKRADWLVLDGNDPYLATASGDGILNRWLFAGGDRQVRDVLVNGQWVVRDGRHADEEESNRAFTQVLRDLLG
- the hutC gene encoding histidine utilization repressor, whose amino-acid sequence is MGDSPAPLYARVKQMITQQIDSGNWPPHYRVPSESELVSQLGFSRMTINRALREMTADGLLVRMQGVGTFVAEPKSQSALFEVHNIADEIASRGHRHTCKVITLEEEAAGSERALALDMREGQRVFHSLIVHFENDIPVQIEDRFVNALVAPDYLKQDFTLQTPYAYLNQVAPLTEGEHVVEAILAEASECKLLQIEKGEPCLLIRRRTWSGRQPVTAARLIHPGSRHRLEGRFHK